A single region of the Anaerolineales bacterium genome encodes:
- the cysT gene encoding sulfate ABC transporter permease subunit CysT, with translation MTTTTPSFPLSLRPTFTPRWGVWGLRAAALSYLMLFALVPVIVVSVQGLRGGWDAFWLSISRPAAINAMWLSIWTAAVMAVINAIMGTLTAYVLVHYHFPGKGLLNILIDIPFSVPALVTGVMLILLYGPQTVIGKFFEKELGVKIIFASPGIILALLFIGYPFVVRAVQPVLMSLEASQQEAALTLGASPWRTFRRVIFPAILPAVLTGALLSFARALGEFGSAVIISGNIPMRTQTATVYVYTQVENGNMAAASSISCLLLLLAFALTLAADRIIRRTHREHH, from the coding sequence ATGACAACGACTACACCGTCCTTCCCTCTTTCACTCCGCCCCACATTCACCCCCCGTTGGGGTGTTTGGGGGTTACGGGCTGCCGCTCTCAGCTACCTTATGCTGTTCGCCCTTGTTCCGGTGATCGTCGTCAGTGTCCAGGGCTTGCGCGGGGGGTGGGATGCCTTCTGGCTCAGCATCAGTCGTCCAGCGGCAATCAACGCCATGTGGCTTTCCATCTGGACAGCGGCAGTCATGGCGGTGATCAACGCAATCATGGGGACGCTCACCGCCTACGTCCTCGTTCACTATCACTTCCCAGGCAAGGGGCTGCTCAATATCCTGATCGATATTCCCTTTTCCGTCCCCGCTCTTGTCACCGGCGTCATGCTCATCTTGCTTTACGGTCCGCAAACGGTGATCGGCAAATTTTTTGAGAAGGAATTGGGCGTCAAGATCATCTTTGCCTCGCCCGGGATTATCCTTGCCCTGCTCTTTATTGGCTATCCGTTCGTCGTTCGCGCCGTACAACCTGTCCTCATGTCCCTTGAGGCAAGCCAGCAAGAGGCGGCGCTCACCCTCGGCGCATCCCCCTGGCGGACGTTCCGACGGGTCATTTTCCCCGCGATCCTTCCCGCTGTGCTAACCGGAGCGCTGCTGAGTTTTGCGCGGGCATTGGGCGAATTCGGCTCGGCGGTCATTATTTCCGGCAACATCCCCATGCGCACCCAAACGGCAACGGTCTACGTCTATACCCAAGTAGAAAATGGCAACATGGCGGCGGCAAGCAGCATTTCTTGCTTACTGTTGTTACTCGCCTTTGCCCTCACCCTTGCGGCGGATCGCATCATTCGGAGGACGCACCGTGAACACCACTGA
- the rsfS gene encoding ribosome silencing factor encodes MAVLVHVGCGWEALTESVDLARRVVDLIGDVKGEAIVLMDLRGLTVMCDYFVIGTANSDRQLNAIVEKIREEIKKESQILPAGVEGKGEDGWVLMDYGDVIVHMFAPQARSYYDLEGLWRDAPVLLRVQ; translated from the coding sequence ATGGCGGTTCTAGTTCACGTAGGATGTGGTTGGGAGGCGCTTACGGAATCCGTAGATTTGGCGCGGCGCGTCGTTGATTTGATTGGAGATGTGAAGGGCGAGGCTATCGTCCTGATGGATTTGCGCGGGTTGACGGTCATGTGCGATTACTTCGTCATTGGGACAGCGAACAGTGACCGGCAGTTGAACGCGATTGTCGAAAAAATCCGCGAGGAAATCAAAAAAGAGTCGCAAATTCTTCCGGCAGGGGTGGAAGGCAAGGGCGAGGATGGGTGGGTACTGATGGATTATGGCGATGTGATCGTCCATATGTTTGCCCCCCAAGCCCGCAGTTATTATGACCTTGAGGGGTTATGGCGGGACGCGCCTGTGCTGCTGCGGGTGCAATAA
- a CDS encoding sulfate ABC transporter substrate-binding protein, with amino-acid sequence MLSVLRKYLPFLIIATFALGIFGIFGDVNPAHSAEGNVTLTFGAFSVAGSAYGEIIALFQERYEKETGTRVSFEETYQASGALTRAVAGGLEADVVALQQETEINTLIKAGLITYDWQDNEYKGIVTTSLVVLGVRADNPKDIKDWADVVKPGIESLSPNPVTSGGARWNALGAIGAAKRGFVSGYEKTAEGGLLFYGDLLKNVVTLAKDGRENVLNFENGIGDVVITQESELLSGIAAGAEVEAVYPTSTILLQSPIAVVDGYADKHSVRKEAEAFVKFLYTPEAQRIFAKYYFRPVVEDALTKEEFEALFAPVEDVFTIEEFGGWAEALNIYFGDEGAVTKLIAEKTGN; translated from the coding sequence ATGCTATCGGTTCTCCGTAAATACCTTCCCTTTCTGATCATTGCCACCTTTGCCTTGGGGATTTTTGGCATCTTTGGGGATGTGAATCCGGCACATTCTGCCGAAGGCAATGTGACACTGACCTTTGGCGCGTTTTCCGTCGCTGGCTCAGCCTATGGCGAGATCATCGCCCTTTTCCAAGAACGCTACGAAAAGGAGACCGGTACCCGTGTCTCCTTTGAAGAAACCTATCAAGCCTCTGGTGCGCTCACACGTGCTGTCGCGGGTGGCTTGGAAGCGGATGTGGTCGCTCTCCAGCAAGAAACCGAGATCAACACGCTCATCAAGGCGGGGCTGATCACCTACGATTGGCAGGACAATGAATATAAGGGGATTGTGACGACCTCCCTCGTTGTCTTAGGCGTCCGTGCCGATAATCCGAAAGACATCAAGGATTGGGCAGATGTTGTCAAACCGGGGATCGAATCGCTCAGCCCCAACCCGGTAACCAGCGGTGGAGCGCGATGGAATGCCTTGGGCGCTATCGGTGCGGCAAAGCGCGGCTTTGTCTCAGGCTATGAAAAGACCGCCGAAGGGGGCTTGCTGTTCTATGGCGACCTGCTCAAGAACGTCGTGACACTGGCAAAAGATGGGCGCGAAAACGTCCTGAACTTTGAAAACGGCATCGGTGATGTAGTGATTACCCAGGAAAGCGAACTGCTCAGCGGGATCGCAGCGGGGGCAGAGGTTGAGGCTGTTTACCCAACTTCCACCATCTTACTTCAGAGTCCGATTGCCGTTGTCGATGGCTATGCCGATAAGCACAGCGTTCGCAAAGAGGCAGAAGCCTTTGTGAAATTCCTCTACACGCCCGAAGCGCAGCGCATTTTCGCCAAATACTACTTCCGTCCGGTGGTCGAAGATGCCCTGACGAAGGAAGAATTTGAGGCGTTATTCGCCCCAGTGGAGGATGTGTTCACCATTGAGGAATTCGGCGGGTGGGCAGAGGCGCTGAACATCTACTTTGGCGATGAAGGGGCAGTGACCAAGCTGATCGCTGAAAAGACGGGGAACTAG
- a CDS encoding sigma-70 family RNA polymerase sigma factor: MATDKVLQRQITQQLIGKGEAQGFILYEDILALIPNAEQNLELVEEVMDSLAQAGVTVSTEPPHADPLTIESADPDLPDMLDMPGDDDLEGMAELEAIGLDLIEDLGYQQAIETDDVVGLYLKEAGRVPLLTGEEEVRLAKRMEMGRFALEKLQDEGDYLPLEERMDLNDVVEDGNRAQEHLIQANSRLVISVAKKYTGRGVPFLDLIQEGNIGLIRAARKFEYQRGHKFSTYATWWIRQAVSRAVADQGRTIRVPVHMGDQINRLRRISLRLTQELGREPVMDELAKAMNTTPDKINTLLEISRRPVSLEAPTDEDEETEIGDFVEDTRSMSPSEETEGEMLKHHLSVALSRLPDREAHILKLRYGLEDGEAHTLEEVGKAIGVTRERVRQLEAQAINRLRRSSSHQILRDFLEGRV, translated from the coding sequence ATGGCGACGGATAAGGTGCTCCAGCGGCAAATCACACAGCAATTGATCGGCAAGGGGGAGGCGCAAGGCTTCATCCTCTATGAGGATATTCTGGCGCTCATCCCCAACGCCGAGCAAAACCTCGAACTTGTTGAGGAGGTCATGGATAGCCTTGCTCAGGCGGGAGTGACCGTCTCTACTGAACCGCCCCACGCCGACCCTCTCACCATTGAGAGTGCCGATCCCGATCTCCCCGACATGCTGGACATGCCCGGTGATGACGATTTGGAAGGCATGGCGGAACTGGAGGCAATCGGACTTGATCTGATCGAAGACCTCGGCTACCAACAGGCGATTGAAACCGATGATGTCGTCGGGCTTTATCTGAAAGAAGCGGGGCGCGTCCCCTTGCTCACTGGTGAGGAAGAAGTTCGCCTTGCCAAGCGGATGGAGATGGGGCGCTTTGCCCTCGAAAAACTTCAAGACGAAGGCGATTACCTGCCCCTTGAAGAACGGATGGATTTGAACGATGTCGTTGAGGACGGCAACCGCGCTCAGGAACATCTGATTCAGGCGAATTCCCGCCTTGTGATCAGCGTGGCAAAAAAGTACACCGGACGCGGCGTCCCCTTCTTAGACTTGATCCAAGAGGGCAACATCGGCTTGATCCGCGCCGCCCGGAAGTTTGAATACCAGCGCGGACACAAGTTCAGCACCTATGCCACGTGGTGGATTCGGCAAGCGGTTAGCCGCGCTGTTGCCGATCAGGGGCGGACGATCCGCGTACCCGTCCATATGGGTGACCAGATTAACCGCTTGCGGCGCATCTCCCTACGCCTGACGCAAGAGCTAGGGCGCGAACCGGTCATGGACGAACTGGCGAAGGCGATGAACACTACGCCGGACAAGATCAACACCCTGCTGGAGATTTCTCGCCGTCCGGTGAGCCTTGAAGCGCCCACCGATGAGGATGAGGAAACGGAGATCGGTGATTTTGTTGAGGATACACGCAGCATGTCGCCCTCGGAGGAAACGGAAGGGGAAATGTTGAAACATCACCTCTCGGTGGCGCTTTCCCGCCTGCCAGACCGCGAGGCGCACATCTTGAAACTGCGCTATGGTTTGGAAGATGGCGAGGCGCACACCCTAGAGGAAGTGGGCAAGGCAATCGGCGTCACGCGGGAGCGTGTCCGCCAGTTGGAGGCGCAAGCGATCAACCGTCTGCGTCGTTCGTCCTCCCACCAAATTCTGCGGGATTTCTTGGAAGGGCGCGTTTAA